In the Colletotrichum higginsianum IMI 349063 chromosome 7 map unlocalized unitig_7, whole genome shotgun sequence genome, one interval contains:
- a CDS encoding Glycoside hydrolase family 43, whose product MRVLSILTAVASAAALVVGNPVARQTPSFAGYLISTFSDANPKVQFHLSNGNSASSFKFLNKGQPVLTSNVGTKAVRDVFLTTNPSRSEWYIIATDLDINAAGFNWDKATRTGSRGIVVWKSTNLVDWSAPSLRVVEADTAGMVWAPSAVWDDAKGHWYVFWASRHYRSTDTAHTGTATLDRIRYTATKDFVTFSPARDYVALADTPLIDQEFQYLGTPGAYARFLKNETTNQVYQEVTSNGIFGTWRRIPGYVRSESPREGPASFADNTTPGLYHLLLDDYTQYVPFQTNNIQSPSWQGSSTSGFPRGLKHGSVTPLTQAEWNALNSRFPA is encoded by the exons ATGCGTGTGCTCTCCATCCTCACCGCAGTCGCTTCGGCGGCCGCCCTTGTGGTTGGCAACCCTGTAGCCCGCCAAACTCCCAGCTTTGCCGGATACCTCATCTCGACCTTCAGCGACGCGAACCCGAAAGTCCAATTCCACCTGTCAAACGGCAACAGCGCTTCGAGCTTCAAGTTCCTGAACAAGGGCCAGCCGGTCCTCACGTCGAACGTCGGCACCAAGGCCGTCCGCGATGTTTTCTTGACGACCAACCCTTCGCGGTCCGAGTGGTACATCATCGCCACGG ATCTCGATATCAACGCGGCAGGCTTCAACTGGGACAAGGCCACCAGGACCGGCAGCCGGGGCATCGTGGTTTGGAAGTCGACCAACTTGGTAGACTGGTCTGCCCCTTCATTGAGAGT CGTCGAGGCGGACACTGCCGGCATGGTCTGGGCCCCCTCCGCAGTCTGGGATGATGCCAAGGGCCACTGGTACGTCTTCTGGGCCTCTCGACACTACCGGTCCACCGACACGGCTCACACCGGGACCGCGACGCTCGACCGGATCCGCTACACGGCGACCAAGGACTTCGTCACCTTCAGCCCTGCCCGGGACTACGTTGCCCTCGCCGACACCCCGCTCATCGACCAGGAGTTCCAGTACCTCGGCACGCCCGGGGCGTACGCTCGCTTCCTCAAGAACGAGACGACCAACCAGGTCTACCAAGAGGTCACCTCCAACGGCATCTTTGGCACGTGGAGACGCATCCCCGGGTACGTCAGGAGCGAAAGCCCCCGCGAGGGACCCGCCTCGTTTGCCGATAACACGACGCCCGGCCTGTACCacctcctgctcgacgactACACGCAGTACGTGCCTTTCCAGACGAACAACATTCAGTCGCCGAGCTGGCAGGGCTCGAGCACTTCCGGGTTTCCCAGGGGGTTGAAGCATGGCTCCGTCACGCCCTTGACGCAGGCTGAGTGGAATGCTTTGAACTCCAGGTTCCCGGCGTAA
- a CDS encoding Glycosyl hydrolase family 20 gives MAFNLIVTVLVAPALALGLQLLPPTLQSSEAPAKVAWQVASSSKTIYIDRSFASKADTDGSTLIPPSGYEFATLFQEDISQLTGVNWTLQRVDRLPNAANASGILLGGFTGNASPITYENGNPTSEGYELEVSSASVFIGGTGARGMWWGTRTLLQLLLLQNGTLSLPVGRTVDAPGFATRGYMLDAGRKWYAPTFLKELCSYASFFKMSEFHYHLSDNYPLNRGRNESWQDVYSHFSLRPEDESLLPILHGRENETLSREDFASVQSHCAARGVTVIPEIEAPGHCLYLTKWKPELSLAKRDLLNLSHPEAIPTVKRIWSEFLPWFETREVHVGADEYDPTLADVYIGFVNEMSDYIKSTSGKRIRIWGTDEPSENVTISKDVVIQHWQYGQSDPVLLANAGYDIINSEDWWAYMSLKNDHMPILPARYPQHFNESRVLNFAGEPGWQWTPADFNPFNKTMQVPDGSRSNKGAIMAAWNDNGPDASTQLEAYYAMRRGIALTGARAWRGSRGPELVADDAAPSIDFFSPLAPGQNLDRILPSASSSSPLFSWARGADDPETVHLGHGSKGMNYTLTLSVTGPFTLTGPDSTLSLDGDGGLTFGADGWPYPLRAVSEQDALELDPGHPGRIWANVSTSSHEAVKIPSSLPANITIATDELHGSVAWVNGQFAGRFEVFVYGGRNTLFSWSQMAFVAPLESTTGRGLQSLVIKGDICIPS, from the coding sequence ATGGCTTTCAACCTCATCGTGACGGTCCTTGTCGCTCCGGCTCTGGCGTTGGGGCTCCAACTCCTCCCGCCAACTCTCCAATCGTCAGAAGCGCCGGCGAAAGTCGCCTGGCAAGTTGCCTCGAGCTCAAAGACCATCTACATCGATAGGAGCTTCGCCTCCAAAGCCGACACGGATGGTTCGACTTTGATACCACCCAGCGGTTACGAGTTTGCCACCCTCTTCCAGGAAGACATCAGCCAGCTCACGGGCGTCAACTGGACTTTGCAGCGCGTCGACCGTCTGCCAAATGCTGCCAACGCCAGCGGCATCTTACTCGGAGGCTTCACCGGGAACGCCTCCCCCATCACGTATGAGAATGGCAACCCGACGTCTGAAGGATACGAACTCGAGGTTTCATCCGCCAGCGTCTTTATCGGCGGAACGGGCGCCCGCGGCATGTGGTGGGGGACCAGGACGTTGCTTCAGCTCTTGCTTTTGCAGAACGGAACTCTCTCTTTGCCCGTGGGACGCACCGTTGATGCGCCGGGTTTCGCCACACGAGGATAcatgctcgacgccggccgaaAATGGTACGCGCCAACGTTCCTCAAGGAGCTGTGCAGCTACGCGTCGTTCTTCAAGATGAGCGAGTTCCACTACCACCTGAGCGACAACTACCCACTCAACCGCGGGCGGAACGAGTCCTGGCAGGATGTCTACTCGCACTTCTCGCTACGGCCGGAAGACGAGTCCCTGCTGCCGATCCTGCACGGCCGCGAGAACGAGACGCTGTCCCGCGAGGACTTTGCCAGTGTACAGAGCCATTGCGCGGCAAGGGGCGTGACCGTCATTCCCGAGATCGAAGCCCCTGGTCACTGCCTGTACCTCACCAAGTGGAAACCCGAGCTTTCTCTGGCGAAGCGGGATCTCCTGAACCTCTCCCATCCGGAGGCAATCCCGACGGTCAAGCGCATATGGTCCGAGTTTCTGCCCTGGTTTGAGACGAGGGAAGTACACGTTGGCGCGGACGAGTACGACCCAACGCTGGCGGATGTGTACATCGGTTTCGTCAACGAGATGTCGGATTACATCAAGTCCACCAGCGGGAAGCGGATCAGGATATGGGGCACGGATGAGCCCTCGGAGAATGTCACCATCTCCAAGGATGTCGTCATCCAGCACTGGCAGTACGGCCAGTCGGACCCGGTACTCCTGGCCAACGCCGGATATGATATCATCAACTCAGAAGACTGGTGGGCGTACATGTCTCTCAAAAACGACCACATGCCCATTCTCCCTGCAAGGTACCCGCAGCACTTCAACGAGAGCCGCGTGCTCAACTTCGCCGGTGAGCCCGGGTGGCAGTGGACGCCGGCCGACTTCAACCCTTTCAACAAGACCATGCAGGTGCCTGATGGATCTCGTTCGAACAAAggcgccatcatggccgcctGGAATGACAACGGCCCCGACGCCTCGACTCAGCTCGAAGCATACTACGCGATGCGCCGGGGTATAGCGCTTACCGGAGCCCGCGCGTGGCGCGGCAGCCGGGGACCGGAGCTCGTGGCGGATGACGCCGCCCCCAGCAtcgacttcttctcccctcTCGCGCCGGGGCAGAACCTCGACCGCATTTTACCTTCCGCCAGCTCTTCGTCACCTCTGTTCTCATGGGCCCGCGGTGCCGATGACCCGGAGACGGTACATCTGGGCCACGGGAGCAAGGGGATGAACTATACCCTGACACTCTCTGTCACGGGGCCCTTTACACTTACTGGGCCGGACAGCACACTGTCCCTGGACGGTGATGGGGGCTTGACCTTCGGTGCCGACGGCTGGCCATACCCGCTGCGGGCTGTGAGTGAGCAGGACGCACTGGAGCTCGACCCAGGCCACCCGGGACGGATCTGGGCGAACGTTTCTACCTCGTCACACGAGGCGGTGAAGATACCGAGTAGTCTCCCGGCGAATATCACCATCGCGACGGATGAGTTGCACGGAAGCGTGGCGTGGGTCAACGGGCAGTTCGCGGGGAGGTTCGAGGTTTTTGTCTATGGCGGACGGAACACCCTGTTTAGCTGGAGCCAGATGGCTTTCGTTGCGCCGCTCGAGAGCACCACGGGACGGGGCCTACAAAGCTTGGTTATCAAGGGAGACATATGTATTCCGTCGTAG
- a CDS encoding Flavin-binding monooxygenase-like family protein produces the protein MEKIDCVVVGAGWYGLGAAKQYHCTQPRSSLVIFDSQPTLGGTWADERLYPGLKSNNLLGTYEYPDFPMDSETFNIQPGQHIPGETIHAYIKAYADKFGIADKVRSSRKVLVAEHQETAEGGWVLTVLNANKEESKVFARRLIVATGMTSEPWLPHFEGQESFGGRIFHGKHFQQNADTLKTASTVTVFGGTKFAWDAVYAYATAGVKVNWVIRSTGHGPCWMAPPFVTPLSKWLEKLANTRMLTWFSPCVWGDADGYTGIRGFLHGTAVGRAIVDTFWKILGGDVMTLNAYDSHPNTAKLKPWTEPMFTGPSFSILNYDTNFFELIKSGIVDVHLGEIDRLSPGKVHLSDGTEFAADVLLAHTGWKHVPPIKFLPEGIETELGLPHAPPHDAPREDLAGQTDLVDRADKEILERFPRLKNQPVWNKAYVPLTEQKGIDSDDTVTPYKPLTPYMLHHFIVPPSERFLRTRDTAFVGMVSNFSNVITAHLQGLWISAYFSGLLVNDPAAAVGDEAALEKLQYDTIVMNRFGHWRYPTDWGSSKCPSFVFDAVPYLDLLQRDLGLGPHHKKGFMAEVYSPYGPEDYRYVNDEWQKKFGAGKEVDASS, from the exons ATGGAAAAGATTGACTGTGTCGTAGTGGGCGCCG GATGGTACGGCTTAGGCGCCGCGAAGCAGTATCACTGCACGCAGCCGCGGTCTTCTCTGGTCATCTTCGACTCCCAACCCACCCTTGGCGGCACATGGGCGGATGAGCGCTTGTACCCAGGCTTGAAGAGCAACAACTTGCTGGGGACATACGAGTACCCAGACTTCCCCATGGACAGTGAGACGTTCAACATTCAACCAGGACAGCACATTCCCGGCGAGACCATTCACGCCTACATCAAAGCGTATGCGGACAAATTCGGCATCGCGGACAAGGTCCGGTCCAGCCGCAAAGTCCTCGTGGCCGAACATCAAGAGACCGCCGAGGGAGGCTGGGTCCTGACCGTTCTCAATGCGAACAAGGAAGAGTCCAAGGTGTTTGCTCGCCGACTAATCGTCGCGACCGGCATGACCTCGGAGCCATGGCTGCCTCACTTCGAGGGCCAGGAGTCCTTCGGCGGCCGCATCTTCCACGGCAAGCATTTCCAGCAGAACGCCGACACCCTGAAGACGGCGAGTACGGTGACTGTGTTTGGCGGCACCAAGTTCGCCTGGGATGCGGTCTACGCCTACGCGACTGCCGGGGTGAAGGTCAACTGGGTTATTCGGT CAACAGGACACGGCCCATGCTGGATGGCACCCCCGTTCGTGACGCCGCTGAGCAAGTGGTTGGAGAAGCTTGCCA ATACAAGAATGCTGACTTGGTTCAGCCCGTGTGTATGGGGAGATGCTGATGGCTACACGGGAATCCGCGGCTTCCTCCACGGCACTGCTGTTGGCCGGGCCATTGTCGACACCTTCTGGAAGATCCTGGGGGGTGACGTGATGACCCTCAATGCCTACGACTCGCATCCAAACACGGCCAAGCTGAAGCCGTGGACCGAGCCCATGTTCACTGGTCCCAGCTTCAGTATCCTCAACTACGACACCAACTTCTTCGAGCTCATCAAGAGCGGAATCGTCGACGTTCACCTGGGCGAGATCGATCGCCTTTCCCccggcaaggtccatctGTCGGACGGGACCGAGTTCGCTGCGGATGTGCTACTCGCACACACTGGTTGGAAGCATGTGCCGCCTATCAAGTTCCTCCCCGAAGGCATTGAAACGGAACTCGGCCTTCCCCATGCACCCCCACACGATGCGCCCCGCGAGGATCTTGCTGGCCAGACCGACTTGGTCGACcgcgccgacaaggagatCCTCGAGCGTTTCCCGCGACTCAAGAACCAGCCCGTCTGGAACAAGGCCTACGTCCCACTGACCGAGCAGAAGGGCATCGACAGCGACGACACAGTCACCCCTTACAAGCCTCTCACGCCGTATATGCTTCACCACTTCATAGTCCCGCCTTCGGAACGCTTCCTACGAACCCGCGACACGGCCTTCGTCGGCATGGTCAGCAACTTCAGCAACGTCATCACAGCCCATCTCCAGGGCCTGTGGATCAGCGCCTACTTCTCCGGCCTTCTCGTCAACGAtcccgcggcggccgtgggcgacgaggccgcgtTGGAGAAGCTGCAGTACGACACGATCGTGATGAACCGTTTCGGCCACTGGCGCTACCCGACCGACTGGGGCTCCAGCAAGTGCCCCAGCTTCGTCTTTGATGCCGTTCCGTACCTGGATTTGCTGCAGCGCGATCTTGGACTGGGACCGCACCACAAGAAGGGCTTCATGGCCGAGGTCTACTCGCCCTATGGACCAGAGGACTACCGATATGTCAACGATGAGTGGCAGAAGAAGTTTGGTGCTGGCAAAGAGGTCGATGCTTCGAGCTGA
- a CDS encoding Integral membrane protein, with protein MFQKFNPCHNTLHIPVPVCPWQRLLAGPAGHVRYDTQRTLLLGSVVVASTELLFPRDTMHATSISMMEQPPRPGWNDDRAPLLIGVTAGCLTLTLVFVVLRFYVRATVIRKWGPDDSLVVISYILTLITGVVFCVSGWLADPGKTKGTTVGLGKHIWTIPTEVQQAGRRLIISATLSYQVTFIVIKMAFLLQYRRVFALPKFVLCCDIMLGFISMFGIAVVVSSIIISAPSWRGDTFARERKLRLKPMQKVALIVSFGLGFVTTCISVVRMSTLPHVFTRDVTWDVIPALVWSEIELCCAVICACIPTLRPLMRVAKSTRTQREYDRQTSGASGEARLARKPVDGGTFGSQSQQSLPSPMFVDIEPCMDPRAEPKTPSIVSYSDNIVTTTLDISPALTAGGSDDGSEEFGPADVEISTPLSPPPQCYASPARLLPRSRAASESTVEE; from the exons ATGTTCCAGAAGTTTAACCCGTGTCATAATACTCTTCACATTCCCGTTCCAGTTTGCCCGTGGCAGCGCCTTTTGGCCGGGCCTGCTGGACACGTTCGTTACGACACCCAACGCACTCTTCTGCTTGGGTCAGTGGTCGTCGCCAGTACTGAACTCCTCTTCCCACGAGACACGATGCACGCGACCTCGATATCGATGATGGAGCAACCACCACGGCCAGGCTGGAACGACGATAGAGCGCCGCTTCTCATCGGCGTGACCGCTGGGTGTCTAACCCTCACGCTCGTGTTCGTGGTACTCCGCTTCTACGTACGAGCCACCGTGATCAGGAAATGGGGACCGGACGATTCCCTGGTCGTTATCTCATAC ATTCTGACCCTGATCACAGGCGTCGTGTTCTGTGTCT ctggctggctggctgaccCCGGCAAAACAAAAGGCACAACGGTCGGCCTCGGGAAGCACATCTGGACGATTCCAACAGAGGTGCAGCAGGCGGGTCGTAGG TTGATTATCTCGGCGACTTTGAGCTATCAGGTCACCTTCATCGTGATCAAGATggccttcctcctccaatACCGCCGGGTCTTTGCCCTGCCAAAGTTCGTCCTGTGTTGCGACATCATGCTGGGCTTCATCAGCATGttcggcatcgccgtcgtcgtctcgtccatcatcatcagcgcCCCGAGCTGGAGGGGAGACACGTTCGCGCGGGAGCG CAAGCTGAGGCTTAAGCCGATGCAAAAGGTCGCGCTGATTGTTAGTTTCGGGCTTGGGTTTGT AACAACATGCATCTCTGTCGTCAGAATGTCGACGCTGCCACACGTCTTCACAAGGGACGTGACTTGGGACGTCATTCCGGCGCTGGTGTGGTCCGAAATCGAGCTGTGCTGCGCCGTCATCTGCGCATGCATACCGACCCTTCGGCCTCTCATGCGCGTTGCCAAATCGACCCGAACGCAGCGTGAATACGACCGCCAGACGTCGGGGGCAAGCGGCGAGGCACGTCTCGCCCGAAAGCCGGTCGACGGAGGGACATTTGGGAGTCAAAGTCAGCAGAGCCTCCCAAGCCCGATGTTTGTGGACATCGAGCCTTGCATGGACCCAAGGGCGGAGCCCAAGACGCCGTCAATCGTGTCGTACAGCGACAACATTGTGACAACGACACTGGATATCAGCCCGGCGCTGACGGCAGGGGGGTCGGACGATGGATCGGAAGAGTTTGGGCCGGCAGACGTGGAGATTTCGACGCCGTtgagcccgccgccgcagtgTTATGCCAGTCCGGCCAGACTTCTGCCTCGGTCTCGAGCAGCTTCTGAGTCGACGGTTGAGGAGTGA
- a CDS encoding Kinesin-like protein — translation MDPAAAEAAAAAAAAAMRSFTIEAWTLLAVGILITMLRTYSRIRSVGIRGLQADDYLVWVGAIFYAVETALAHSVGAIAKGMANNGMTDEQRAALSPDSEEYRLRVVGSIIQICGWSSYSVLLWALKASLLVFYLRLTAGLGRGYQLRIYFGFGFLVVSWIAVVMNLFLACRPFHKNWQIYPNPGNVCQPAISNQIVWVYLSFNVSTDLYLLSIPLPMLWQAKLRPAKKYGLLLLFSGGIFVVVCATLRCILIVTDPQNGAQLAGSWAVRETFVAVITANLPMVFSVVKNWLAPVFGSIITSLRSSQKLTEGTPKEIRTFGAGSNQSWRGRGPPSAYPITNVTFSESEERMVNEYKMQDLKPWGDPHGEPVDVGRSDGVQRSQSNRGKNTDIRKDVEVAITTEYVRDSGDELPQDYAYIKGTKRASSQIVSESK, via the exons ATGGACCCTGCGGCAGCCgaggctgcggcggctgctgctgcggccgcCATGCGGTCGTTCACGATCGAGGCGTGGACGCTGTTGGCGGTTGGCATCCTCATCACCATGCTGAGGACCTACTCGAGGATTAGGTCCGTCGGCATTAGAGGTTTACAAGCCGATGACTATTTGGTCTGGGTCGGAGCC ATATTTTACGCTGTCGAGACTGCGCTCGCGCATTCCGTCGGGGCGATCGCGAAAGGCATGGCCAACAATGGCATGACGGATGAGCAACGAGCGGCGCTGTCACCGGATAGTGAAGAATATCGATTGAG GGTCGTTGGCTCCATCATCCAAATCTGTGGATGGTCCAGTTATTCCGTCTTGTTATGGGCGCTCAAAGCGTCGCTGTTGGTGTTTTACTTGCGGTTGACA GCAGGATTGGGCAGAGGTTACCAGCTTCGCATCTacttcggcttcggcttcctcgtcgtcagctGGATTGCCGTCGTCATGAACCTGTTCCTCGCCTGCCGCCCCTTTCACAAAAACTGGCAGATCTACCCCAACCCTGGCA ATGTCTGCCAGCCAGCTATTTCCAACCAAATCGTCTGGGTGTACCTGTCCTTCAACGTTTCAACCGACCTCTATCTGCTCTCTATACCGCTGCCGATGTTGTGGCAAGCCAAGCTCAGACCTGCCAAGAAATACGGTTTGCTTCTTTTGTTTAGCGGCGGGATCTTCGTCGTTGTCTGTGCCACTCTTCGATGCATACTCATCGTCACT GATCCTCAGAATGGCGCACAACTTGCTGGATCATGGGCCGTTAGAGAAACATTCGTCGCGGTCATCACCGCAAACCTCCCGATGGTTTTCTCCGTCGTCAAGAACTGGCTGGCGCCGGTGTTCGGCTCCATCATCACTTCACTGAGGTCGAGCCAGAAGCTCACCGAAGGGACGCCCAAAGAGATACGGACGTTCGGTGCCGGCAGCAACCAAAGCTGGCGGGGCCGCGGGCCTCCTTCAGCTTACCCGATCACCAACGTGACGTTCAGTGAGAGCGAAGAACGCATGGTGAACGAGTACAAAATGCAAGACCTGAAGCCTTGGGGTGACCCGCACGGGGAACCCGTCGATGTCGGTAGGTCCGATGGCGTGCAGAGAAGTCAAAGCAACCGGGGGAAAAACACGGATATCCGAAAAGACGTTGAAGTGGCCATCACCACCGAGTATGTACGCGATTCGGGCGACGAGTTACCGCAAGACTATGCCTACATCAAAGGAACGAAAAGGGCTTCTAGCCAGATCGTGAGTGAGAGTAAATAG
- a CDS encoding phosphoadenosine phosphosulfate reductase, giving the protein MTHGNGDHAAAAANGYPAKPHSSEPSPPSFHDVCNELRQRVDAFLAEDQKTEVLRNVQAQLRVSMAVVEEALARYRCVRPVPCRPFLLEYGWMDGSLMRHNSLEQISISYNGGKDCLVLLIMLLACLARRYPSPSKPSQTNDSNGTTSFPDKFQAVYIVSKHPFAEVDDFVEATSSQYYLDVKRYLMSMKEGLGAYLEDRPNVKAIFVGTRRTDPHGEKLTHFDPTDSGWPDFMRVHPVIDWHYAEIWAGYTSLGGTQDTHPNPQLKKEGESGASFRPAYELTEDDEERLGRDR; this is encoded by the exons ATGACCCACGGGAACGGCgaccacgccgccgcggccgccaacGGCTACCCCGCCAAACCCCACTCTTCCGAGCCGTCCCCGCCGAGCTTCCACGACGTGTGCAACGAGCTGCGGCAGAGGGTCGACGCCTTCCTGGCCGAGGACCAGAAGACGGAGGTGTTGCGCAATGTTCAGGCCCAGCTGCGCGTGTCAATGGCCGTCGTGGAAGAGGCCTTGGCAAGGTACAGGTGCGTGCGCCCGGTTCCCTGTCGGCCCTTTCTCTTGGAatatggatggatggatggatcgCTGATGCGCCACAACAGCTTGGAACAGATCTCGATCTCGTATAATGGAGGAAAGGATT GCCTCGTACTACTGATTATGCTACTTGCCTGCCTCGCTCGTCGATACCCTTCGCCGTCCAAACCCTCCCAAACGAACGACTCGAACGGCACGACGTCCTTCCCCGACAAGTTCCAAGCTGTGTACATTGTATCCAAACACCCATTTGCCGAAGTAGACGACTTCGTCGAGGCCACCAGTTCCCAGTATTACCTAGACGTGAAACGATACCTCATGTCGATGAAAGAGGGACTGGGCGCATACCTGGAAGACCGCCCAAACGTAAAAGCCATCTTTGtcgggacgaggaggacggacCCGCACGGAGAGAAATTGACACATTTTGATCCCACGGATTCCGGGTGGCCTGACTTTATGCGGGTGCACCCGGTGATTGACTGGCATTATG CCGAGATTTGGGCA GGATACACGAGTTTAGGCGGAACGCAAGATACCCACCCCAACCCCCAGCTGaagaaagagggagaaagCGGCGCCAGCTTCCGGCCCGCATATGAATTgacggaagacgacgaggagaggctAGGCCGTGATAGATAA
- a CDS encoding Kinesin-like protein, whose amino-acid sequence MDAYHIKHTPWYQAAVEAFSAKAAKQDLAHPSDPNTAPNPDMVVAARLRPVLEDEVAAGLIRGVFPRKSGNGVVDIHQIRKHIKPLGPPTLMSTSVSIDRAYGPEDTSEHIYQDLVQPLVPWAWGGGVSTLFAYGQTGSGKTFTVSAIEKLVAQSLMSGDLDGERKVYACIIELAGKSSFDLLNNRKPISILEDSFGVTQLAGAMEFEVTEAAVLLDLIERAASFRRTASTMKNDESSRSHAICRIRIENPSMPTADDGLLYLIDLAGSEAARDVANHTADRMKEAREINTSLSVLKDCIRGRAMVDAASLTGKPQRPTHIPFRQSSLTKILKHVFDPVGQRSCKTVVVACVNPSLPDAGAGKNTLKYAEMLRVLLPKTKPQAYDPEIPSTWSNGQLQSWINNNSGSPAISGETLAPFETGGLLLRLPTPEFLTRCLKTPGVTQDQARAFHAKFWRLHVDSQKSGVKKPAATTEVGSSPQEQGGRKPTMNQDMLSSSVDPDPRAALVPFKDRIRPGMVVRWTPPPTFPLGLPGINMVVVLSPHSAVGPNVRDVSGDLVNEKSESIGGQQKYLCAMVLPGFMADSYELSMWRHVVVDIDQMEAEVLLEYDAATRYYYMTV is encoded by the exons ATGGACGCTTATCACATCAAACACACTCCGTGGTaccaggccgccgtcgaggccttcAGCGCCAAGGCGGCGAAGCAGGACCTCGCCCATCCCAGTGACCCAAACACCGCTCCCAACCCCGACATGGTGGTCGCGGCTCGGCTGCGTCCAGTGTTGGAGGACGAAGTAGCCGCTGGTCTCATCCGGGGTGTTTTCCCCCGCAAGAGCGGAaacggcgtcgtcgacatccacCAGATCCGCAAGCACATCAAGCCGCTGGGTCCGCCAACACTGATG TCTACGTCAGTCAGCATTGACCGGGCTTACGGCCCGGAAGACACCTCGGAGCACATCTACCAAGACTTGGTGCAGCCGCTGGTTCCCTGGGCatggggcggcggcgtgagCACCTTGTTCGCCTACGGCCAGACGGGCTCCGGCAAGACCTTCACCGTCAGCGCCATCGAGAAGCTGGTTGCCCAGTCGCTCATGAGCGGAGACCTCGACGGAGAGCGCAAGGTGTATGCGTGCATCATTGAGTTGGCTGGCAAGTCCTCGTTCG ATCTACTGAACAATCGAAAGCCCATCTCTATTTTGGAAGATTCCTTTGGCGTCACGCAGCTTGCCGGGGCCATGGAGTTCGAAGTGACCGAAGCCGCCGTTCTGCTGGACCTCATCGAACGAGCGGCAAGCTTTCGCCGCACCGCATCCACGATGAAGAACGACGAATCGTCCAGGTCTCACGCCATCTGCCGGATCCGCATCGAGAACCCATCCATGCCGACTGCCGATGACGGACTCTTATACCTCATCGACTTGGCCGGGTCCGAGGCCGCCCGGGATGTCGCCAACCACACCGCCGACCGCATGAAGGAGGCTCGCGAGATCAACACAAGCCTGTCGGTCCTGAAGGACTGCATCAGGGGCCGGGCGATGGTCGACGCGGCCTCGTTGACAGGGAAGCCCCAGAGGCCGACGCACATCCCCTTCCGCCAGAGCTCCCTCACCAAGATCCTCAAGCACGTGTTCGACCCCGTCGGCCAGCGCAGCTGCAAGACCGTGGTAGTGGCGTGTGTCAACCCCAGTCTCCCCGATGCTGGCGCAGGAAAGAACACGCTGAAGTATGCCGAGATGCTGCGCGTGCTGCTGCCCAAGACGAAACCACAGGCGTACGATCCCGAGATTCCCTCCACGTGGTCCAACGGACAACTGCAGAGTTGGATCAACAACAAC TCTGGAAGCCCGGCAATCTCGGGCGAGACCCTTGCTCCCTTCGAGACgggcggcctcctcctccgcctgccAACACCGGAGTTTCTCACCCGCTGTTTGAAAACCCCCGGCGTCACTCAGGACCAGGCTCGCGCATTCCATGCCAAGTTCTGGCGCCTGCATGTGGATTCACAAAAGTCCGGCGTGAAGAAGCCTGCGGCTACCACCGAAGTTGGGTCGTCTCCTCAGGAGCAGGGCGGTAGGAAGCCGACCATGAACCAGGATATGCTCTCGTCAAGCGTCGACCCCGACCCTCGGGCCGCCCTGGTGCCATTCAAAGACCGGATCCGCCCAGGGATGGTCGTACGCTGGACCCCACCCCCGACGTTCCCTCTGGGACTTCCCGGCATCAACATGGTTGTCGTGCTGAGCCCCCATTCGGCAGTCGGGCCCAACGTGCGGGATGTCAGCGGTGACTTGGTCAACGAGAAGAGCGAGTCCATCGGCGGGCAGCAGAAATATCTCTGCGCGATGGTTCTTCCGGGGTTCATGGCCGACTCGTACGAGCTGAGCATGTGGCGCCACGTCGTTGTCGACATTGATCAAATGGAGGCCGAAGTGCTCCTGGAGTATGATGCAGCCACGAGGTATTACTATATGACGGTTTAA